One segment of Vibrio gazogenes DNA contains the following:
- the lpxH gene encoding UDP-2,3-diacylglucosamine diphosphatase — translation MHTLFISDLHLTPARPDLTTAFQHLMQHRAPQADALYILGDLFDFWIGDDDPDTFAQTIRTTFKNLTASGTPCYFVQGNRDFLVGKRFAQETGVQLLAEKTCIDLYGKPVVIMHGDTLCLEDIRYLQFRKKVHQPWLQWIYYRLPFTLKQRIVSKVKQDVRMDKQSKSIEIMDVTQAEVERVMTEYQVDMMIHGHTHRPNIHHFHLDGIEKTRIVLGDWDHEISVLEYCQDASYRLVHQPVSSLADSC, via the coding sequence ATGCATACACTTTTTATTTCTGATCTCCATTTAACCCCAGCCCGCCCGGACTTAACCACTGCTTTTCAACACTTGATGCAACATCGGGCTCCGCAAGCAGATGCGCTCTATATTCTTGGCGACTTATTTGATTTTTGGATCGGTGATGATGATCCCGACACTTTTGCACAAACCATTAGAACGACATTCAAAAATCTGACCGCGTCAGGAACGCCTTGTTATTTCGTTCAAGGAAACCGGGATTTTTTGGTTGGAAAACGCTTTGCCCAGGAAACTGGAGTCCAGTTACTTGCAGAAAAAACTTGTATTGATCTCTACGGGAAACCGGTCGTCATCATGCATGGTGACACGTTATGTCTCGAAGATATTCGTTACCTCCAGTTTAGAAAGAAAGTTCATCAGCCTTGGTTACAATGGATTTATTACCGATTGCCTTTTACATTGAAGCAGCGAATCGTGAGCAAAGTGAAGCAAGATGTCCGGATGGACAAGCAGTCAAAATCAATTGAAATCATGGACGTCACGCAAGCCGAGGTGGAACGCGTGATGACTGAATACCAAGTTGATATGATGATTCACGGTCATACACATCGCCCCAATATTCACCATTTCCATCTCGATGGGATTGAAAAAACCCGCATTGTTTTAGGGGATTGGGATCATGAAATATCTGTGCTTGAATACTGTCAGGATGCGAGTTACCGCCTTGTCCATCAGCCGGTTTCGTCATTAGCCGACTCATGTTGA
- a CDS encoding peptidylprolyl isomerase, translating into MITLHTNFGDIKIQLHEDKAPETCANFLQYCRENFYDNTLFHRVIDGFMIQGGGMASGMKEKATKAPIKNEANNGLSNKVGTLAMARTMEPHSASSQFFINVNDNTFLDFSSESLDGWGYCVFAEVVDGMDIVNQIKGVSTGSYGMHQDVPLEEVLITGTTIEA; encoded by the coding sequence ATGATCACCCTGCATACAAACTTCGGCGATATTAAAATTCAGCTTCATGAGGACAAAGCTCCTGAAACCTGTGCAAATTTCCTACAATATTGTCGTGAAAATTTCTACGATAATACCCTGTTCCACCGTGTCATTGACGGTTTCATGATTCAGGGCGGTGGTATGGCTTCAGGCATGAAAGAGAAAGCAACCAAAGCTCCGATTAAAAATGAAGCCAACAATGGGCTGAGTAATAAAGTCGGAACACTCGCCATGGCCAGAACGATGGAACCCCATTCAGCGAGCTCTCAATTCTTCATTAACGTGAATGACAACACTTTCCTTGATTTCAGCTCAGAAAGTCTCGACGGATGGGGATACTGTGTATTCGCTGAAGTCGTTGATGGTATGGATATTGTCAACCAGATTAAAGGCGTAAGCACTGGTTCATACGGTATGCATCAAGATGTTCCTCTGGAAGAAGTTCTGATTACCGGAACAACCATCGAAGCGTAA
- the cysS gene encoding cysteine--tRNA ligase yields MLQIYNTLTRQKEQFKPITAGKVGMYVCGVTIYDLCHIGHGRTFVSFDVVARYLRYLGYDLTLVRNITDIDDKIIHRAAENNESCDALTDRLIQEMYADFDALNILRPDVEPRATAYIEEIIALVQRLIDKGFAYIAENGDVMFEVSRFAEYGKLSRQDLEQLQAGARVDVELTKRSPLDFVLWKMSKPGEPKWESPWGEGRPGWHIECSAMNSSILGTHFDIHGGGSDLQFPHHENEIAQSCCAYDTAYVNTWMHSGMVMVDKEKMSKSLGNFFTIRDVLSHYDPETVRYFLMSGHYRSQLNYSEENLNQARAALERLYTALRGLDLTVAASGGEAFVTRFEAAMNDDFNTPEAYSVLFDMAREINRLKQEDQLQQASQLAVRMRDLASVIGILSQEPESFLQGDSGSEEEVAEIESLIKMRNDARAAKDWANADLARDRLTAMGIILEDGSGGTTWRRK; encoded by the coding sequence ATGTTACAAATATATAACACACTTACCAGACAAAAAGAGCAATTCAAGCCCATTACCGCCGGAAAAGTTGGCATGTATGTCTGTGGCGTCACTATATATGATCTCTGTCATATTGGTCATGGAAGGACGTTTGTATCTTTTGATGTCGTTGCCCGTTATTTACGTTATCTGGGATACGATTTGACCTTGGTAAGAAATATTACCGACATTGACGACAAAATTATTCATCGTGCTGCGGAAAATAACGAGTCGTGCGATGCGCTGACTGACCGTTTGATTCAGGAGATGTATGCCGATTTCGATGCATTGAATATACTCCGCCCGGATGTTGAGCCCCGTGCTACCGCATATATCGAGGAAATTATTGCGCTGGTACAACGGTTGATTGATAAAGGCTTTGCTTATATCGCAGAGAATGGCGATGTGATGTTTGAGGTGAGTCGCTTTGCTGAGTATGGCAAGCTTTCTCGGCAAGATCTGGAACAGCTTCAGGCCGGGGCTCGGGTTGATGTCGAATTGACGAAGCGTAGTCCGCTTGACTTCGTATTGTGGAAAATGTCTAAGCCGGGTGAACCTAAGTGGGAATCACCATGGGGTGAGGGTCGCCCGGGCTGGCATATTGAGTGTTCAGCGATGAACTCTTCAATCTTAGGGACGCATTTTGATATCCATGGTGGTGGCTCTGATTTGCAATTCCCACATCATGAAAATGAAATTGCCCAGTCCTGCTGTGCGTATGACACTGCCTATGTGAATACATGGATGCATAGTGGCATGGTGATGGTTGATAAAGAGAAGATGTCTAAATCTCTGGGGAACTTCTTTACCATCCGTGATGTATTGTCTCACTATGATCCAGAAACAGTGCGCTATTTTCTGATGTCTGGCCATTATCGTAGCCAACTGAATTATAGTGAAGAGAACCTCAATCAGGCTCGGGCCGCTTTGGAGCGTCTCTATACGGCATTACGTGGACTTGACCTCACCGTGGCAGCATCTGGCGGAGAGGCGTTCGTGACCCGTTTTGAAGCAGCGATGAATGATGACTTCAATACACCGGAAGCTTATTCCGTATTGTTTGATATGGCGCGAGAAATCAATCGACTCAAACAGGAAGATCAGTTACAGCAAGCCAGTCAACTTGCCGTTCGTATGCGGGATTTAGCCAGTGTCATCGGAATTTTGTCTCAAGAGCCGGAGAGTTTCTTGCAAGGTGATAGCGGTTCAGAAGAGGAAGTGGCAGAAATCGAATCGCTGATAAAAATGCGTAATGATGCGCGAGCAGCGAAAGATTGGGCGAATGCTGATCTTGCCCGAGACAGACTGACGGCAATGGGCATCATTCTCGAAGATGGGTCTGGTGGTACAACTTGGCGGCGTAAATAA
- the ruvC gene encoding crossover junction endodeoxyribonuclease RuvC, producing MSIILGIDPGSRVTGYGVIRQQGRILTYLGSGCIKTTEKALPGRLKQIYAGVSEVIMQFQPDVFAIEQVFMAKNADSALKLGQARGSAIVAAVNADLPVYEYAARLIKQAVVGTGGADKIQVQHMVQQMLKLPSRPQADAADALGVAICHANTNKTLIALAGQAKGARRGRYR from the coding sequence ATGTCGATCATTTTAGGAATTGATCCGGGTTCACGGGTGACTGGTTACGGTGTCATTCGCCAGCAGGGAAGAATACTGACTTACCTTGGCAGTGGTTGTATTAAAACGACAGAAAAAGCATTACCGGGACGATTAAAGCAAATATATGCCGGGGTTTCAGAAGTGATAATGCAATTTCAACCGGATGTTTTCGCAATAGAGCAGGTTTTTATGGCGAAGAATGCGGATTCTGCATTGAAACTCGGGCAAGCCCGGGGCTCTGCGATTGTTGCGGCTGTGAATGCCGATTTGCCGGTTTATGAATATGCTGCACGTTTAATCAAGCAGGCCGTTGTCGGAACAGGCGGTGCAGATAAAATACAGGTTCAACACATGGTTCAGCAAATGCTGAAGTTACCATCTAGACCGCAAGCCGATGCTGCTGATGCACTTGGTGTTGCTATCTGCCATGCAAATACGAATAAAACATTGATTGCACTTGCAGGGCAGGCGAAAGGGGCGCGGCGAGGGCGATATCGGTGA
- the ruvA gene encoding Holliday junction branch migration protein RuvA has protein sequence MIGRLRGILLEKQPPEVLIEVGGVGYEVQMPMSCFYELPEVAQEAVIYTHFVVREDAQLLYGFNSKAERALFRAVIKANGVGPKLGLAILSGMTASQFVECVKREDVSMLVKLPGVGKKTAERLVVEMKDRLASFSTSEIDSFELVQDAAPIRPQDTASHAEEEAVSALLTLGYKPQQASKIVAQIAQPGMSSETLIKEALRAMV, from the coding sequence GTGATTGGACGTCTTAGAGGCATTCTGCTGGAAAAGCAGCCACCAGAAGTATTAATTGAAGTTGGTGGCGTTGGCTATGAAGTTCAAATGCCAATGAGTTGCTTTTATGAATTACCCGAAGTAGCACAAGAAGCTGTCATCTACACACATTTTGTGGTCCGGGAAGATGCTCAACTTTTATATGGATTCAACAGTAAAGCGGAGCGTGCATTGTTCCGAGCTGTGATCAAAGCAAATGGTGTTGGTCCAAAACTTGGTTTAGCTATTCTATCCGGCATGACAGCTAGTCAGTTTGTTGAATGTGTCAAACGTGAAGATGTTTCGATGCTGGTTAAATTACCGGGGGTCGGTAAAAAAACCGCAGAACGTTTAGTGGTTGAAATGAAAGATCGCCTCGCTTCTTTCTCGACTTCTGAAATCGATTCGTTTGAATTGGTTCAAGATGCTGCGCCAATTCGTCCACAAGATACAGCCAGCCATGCAGAAGAGGAAGCCGTGAGTGCACTGTTAACGCTTGGCTATAAACCTCAGCAAGCTTCGAAAATCGTTGCTCAGATTGCCCAACCGGGTATGAGTAGTGAGACGCTGATTAAAGAAGCATTGAGAGCGATGGTATGA
- the ruvB gene encoding Holliday junction branch migration DNA helicase RuvB, translated as MIEADRFVTPVSTPFKDDELIDRAIRPKLLADYRGQDHVRNQMEIFIEAAQRRQEALDHLLIFGPPGLGKTTLANIVANEMGVNIRTTSGPVLEKAGDLAALLTNLEENDVLFIDEIHRLSPVVEEVLYPAMEDYQLDIMIGEGPAARSIKIDLPPFTLIGATTRAGSLTSPLRDRFGIVQRLEYYQVGDLQNIVQRSAECLSLSIEPEGALEIARRSRGTPRIANRLLRRVRDYAEVKGDGNICSDTADNALNMLDVDVQGFDFMDRKLLITIIDKFSGGPVGLDNLAAAIGEEKDTIEDVLEPYLIQQGYLQRTPRGRIATERAYLHFGFEK; from the coding sequence ATGATTGAGGCGGATCGTTTTGTGACACCGGTGAGCACACCGTTTAAAGATGATGAATTGATTGATCGTGCGATACGGCCGAAGCTTTTGGCCGATTATCGGGGGCAAGATCATGTGCGTAATCAGATGGAAATTTTTATTGAAGCTGCTCAGCGTCGTCAGGAAGCTTTAGACCATCTCCTCATCTTTGGTCCACCCGGTCTGGGGAAGACTACCTTAGCCAATATTGTCGCCAATGAAATGGGGGTGAATATCAGAACTACATCAGGGCCTGTGTTGGAAAAAGCTGGTGATTTGGCCGCTTTATTAACCAATCTTGAAGAGAATGATGTATTGTTTATTGATGAGATTCATCGCCTAAGCCCTGTGGTTGAAGAAGTCCTTTATCCGGCAATGGAAGATTATCAGCTCGATATTATGATTGGAGAGGGGCCCGCTGCCCGTTCAATTAAGATTGATTTACCACCTTTTACCCTCATCGGTGCAACCACGCGAGCTGGTTCTCTGACGTCGCCACTTCGTGACCGCTTTGGCATTGTGCAGCGGCTTGAGTATTATCAGGTTGGTGATTTGCAAAATATCGTCCAGAGAAGTGCAGAGTGTCTATCCTTATCTATTGAACCGGAAGGCGCTTTAGAAATTGCCCGACGCTCCCGGGGCACACCTCGAATAGCCAATCGGTTGTTGCGGCGAGTCAGAGACTATGCTGAAGTCAAAGGGGACGGCAATATATGTTCTGATACGGCAGATAACGCTTTAAATATGCTTGATGTTGATGTTCAGGGCTTTGATTTTATGGATCGTAAGTTACTGATCACAATTATTGATAAATTTTCCGGTGGCCCTGTTGGTTTAGATAATCTTGCGGCTGCAATTGGTGAAGAAAAAGATACAATCGAAGATGTTTTAGAGCCTTATCTGATTCAGCAGGGGTATTTGCAACGAACGCCCAGAGGTCGGATTGCAACAGAAAGAGCTTATTTGCATTTCGGATTCGAAAAATAA